One region of uncultured Methanolobus sp. genomic DNA includes:
- a CDS encoding cupin domain-containing protein translates to MFCKHSNEGYKEVLPGIMMKTIVYGDKTLMTEFLLQKGNHLPSHEHIHEQTGYMVSGKILLTIGDETYEVTAGDSWNIPSNIPHEAQVIEDSVAIEVFSPRRDEYLD, encoded by the coding sequence ATGTTTTGCAAACACAGCAATGAAGGATACAAAGAAGTGCTGCCTGGGATAATGATGAAAACGATAGTCTACGGGGACAAAACCCTGATGACTGAATTTTTACTGCAAAAAGGAAACCATCTGCCTTCACATGAACACATTCACGAGCAGACTGGCTATATGGTATCCGGCAAAATCTTGCTCACCATAGGTGATGAAACATACGAAGTAACCGCCGGGGATTCATGGAACATACCCTCAAATATCCCACATGAAGCGCAGGTTATTGAGGATTCTGTCGCCATAGAGGTTTTTTCACCCCGCAGGGATGAATACCTTGATTGA